From the Quercus lobata isolate SW786 chromosome 6, ValleyOak3.0 Primary Assembly, whole genome shotgun sequence genome, one window contains:
- the LOC115995415 gene encoding uncharacterized protein LOC115995415: MADYETHHHHHHQAIPKETAFQALNTIIQLHFEKTLEKKRSIDLQKKELHKLFQLFFIFLGLVFLAQAQSPRLQCRHCWVPITLLSLSHLIFYVSVAQTLRCINGFKYQRRCHKLTLGLATEKLREMKIRASGAAGGGDHFEGVGDDEFEIHYQEPPESYFGKFKRNWALHFGFLILIYGFMVSSSVVLLCF; this comes from the coding sequence ATGGCAGACTacgaaacccaccaccaccaccaccaccaagcaatcccaaaaGAAACAGCCTTCCAGGCTCTAAACACCATAATCCAGCTCCACTTCGAGAAGACCCTCGAGAAAAAGCGCTCCATAGACCTCCAAAAGAAGGAGCTCCACAAGCTCTTCCAGCTATTCTTCATCTTCTTGGGCCTTGTCTTCTTGGCCCAAGCTCAGTCCCCTCGCCTCCAGTGCCGCCATTGCTGGGTACCCATCACACTCCTCTCGCTCTCCCACCTGATCTTCTACGTGTCAGTGGCGCAAACCCTGAGGTGCATCAATGGGTTCAAGTACCAGAGGCGTTGCCACAAGCTCACGCTTGGGCTGGCCACTGAGAAGCTGAGGGAGATGAAGATTAGAGCGAGTGGCGCTGCCGGTGGTGGTGACCACTTTGAAGGTGTTGGTGACGATGAGTTTGAGATTCACTACCAAGAGCCTCCTGAGAGTTACTTTGGCAAGTTCAAGAGGAACTGGGCTTTGCATTTTGGCTTCTTGATCTTGATCTATGGATTTATGGTCTCATCCTCTGTTGTCCTCCTTTGTTTTTAG
- the LOC115993744 gene encoding cytochrome c oxidase subunit 5C-like gives MAGSRVAHATLKGPSVVKELCIGMALALAAGSLWKMHHWNEQRKVRQFYDLLEKGEISVVVQEE, from the coding sequence ATGGCTGGTTCCAGGGTTGCTCATGCCACCTTGAAAGGACCTAGTGTTGTCAAGGAGCTATGCATTGGGATGGCACTTGCTTTGGCTGCAGGTAGCCTCTGGAAAATGCACCACTGGAATGAGCAGAGGAAAGTGAGGCAATTTTATGACTTGTTGGAGAAGGGTGAGATCAGTGTTGTTGTCCAAGAAGAATAG